DNA from Victivallaceae bacterium:
TATATGGAAGAGCATGATCGTCAACAACTGTTTTTTATGCGAGAAGCTATTTCATTTTCGCTTAAGGGGCGGTATTTATCTCCTCCGAATCCTTGGGTAGGTGCCTTGATCGTAAAAGACAATCGCATAATATCTGCTGGATGGCATGAAGGTCCAGGTACTTTACATGCTGAGGAGGTTGCTATAAGAGGAGCGGAAAAAGACACGGATTTTTCTTCATGCCTATTATACGTCACTCTGGAACCTTGCAGTCATTTCGGAAAACGACCTCCGTGCGTAGATTTATTGATTCGACAATGTTTTAAAAAAGTGATTGTTGGAATAAAAGATCCGGATGTGCGTGTTGCCGGGCAAGGGATAGAAAAACTTCTAAAGGCTGGTATTGAAACGATTGTCGGGATCGGAAGGCAAGAAGTTGAAAGGTCTTTAAGTGATTATTTATATCAAAGAAGTTGTGCTAGACCGCGAGTAGTTTTAAAAACCGCTTTAAGCATCGACGGTTGTTTTTCCGCAAAAGACGGTTCTTCTCAATGGATTACTGATGAAGAATCCAGATTGGACGCGGCAATGGAACGAGCTGCTTCGCAAGCAATTATAGTAGGTAGCAAAACCGTAATTAGAGATAACCCTCTATTGACCGTACGTCACCCGAATATTCAGTCATTTAATCCTCCTTTAAGGGTGGTTTTGGATTCTTCGGGCAGAGTTTCGGGAGA
Protein-coding regions in this window:
- the ribD gene encoding bifunctional diaminohydroxyphosphoribosylaminopyrimidine deaminase/5-amino-6-(5-phosphoribosylamino)uracil reductase RibD, with protein sequence MEEHDRQQLFFMREAISFSLKGRYLSPPNPWVGALIVKDNRIISAGWHEGPGTLHAEEVAIRGAEKDTDFSSCLLYVTLEPCSHFGKRPPCVDLLIRQCFKKVIVGIKDPDVRVAGQGIEKLLKAGIETIVGIGRQEVERSLSDYLYQRSCARPRVVLKTALSIDGCFSAKDGSSQWITDEESRLDAAMERAASQAIIVGSKTVIRDNPLLTVRHPNIQSFNPPLRVVLDSSGRVSGDEKIFCTQEAPTLYVTTDRCPKKLILRLNAKDVETITLQGKFGFIDLVRLIEILQRKNCLRILVEGGAAVHGAFLREKLADFFIVYYGPCILGEGHRGFSMPSLGIHNIAEKYVLTLDDVHKVGRGFRADYSCPR